The Littorina saxatilis isolate snail1 linkage group LG15, US_GU_Lsax_2.0, whole genome shotgun sequence genome contains a region encoding:
- the LOC138948922 gene encoding band 7 protein AGAP004871-like isoform X2: MSFDKKHNSGDHASTSQPEERGVMFGANESEEGSGFCSVVLTGFSYILVVVFFPISLFVCIKVVQEYERAVIFRLGRLLSGGAKGPGIFFVLPCIEDYTKVDLRTVTFDIPPQEVLTRDSVTVSVDAVVYYRIYNPTVSVANVANAAHSTQLLAQTTLRNVLGTKNLGEILSDRDQISESMQTALDDATDRWGIKVERVEIKDVRLPIQLQRAMAAEAEASREARAKVIAAEGEQKASRALKEAADIMVESPAALQLRYLQTLNSISAEKNSTIIFPLPMELMKSFMK; the protein is encoded by the exons ATGTCGTTCGACAAGAAGCACAACAGCGGGGACCATGCTTCCACATCGCAGCCTGAAGAAAGGGGTGTTATGTTTGGCG CCAATGAAAGTGAAGAAGGCAGCGGTTTCTGCTCAGTTGTCCTGACGGGGTTCTCCTACATATTGGTCGTAGTGTTCTTTCCAATCTCGCTCTTTGTTTGTATCAAG GTTGTCCAAGAGTACGAAAGGGCAGTCATATTCAGGCTTGGTCGCTTGTTATCAGGAGGGGCAAAAGGACCAG GTATATTTTTTGTCCTTCCTTGCATTGAAGACTACACAAAAGTTGACCTGAGAACAGTCACGTTTGACATCCCTCCCCAAGAG GTGTTGACACGGGACAGTGTGACAGTGTCGGTGGATGCCGTAGTCTACTATCGCATCTACAACCCCACGGTGTCCGTGGCCAACGTAGCTAATGCTGCCCACTCCACACAACTGCTGGCTCAAACTACGCTGCGCAATGTCCTGGGCACCAAAAACCTGGGAGAGATTCTCTCCGACCGTGACCAGATCAGCGAGTCCATGCAG ACTGCACTTGATGATGCCACAGATAGGTGGGGAATCAAAGTGGAACGAGTTGAAAT CAAGGACGTGAGACTGCCCATTCAACTACAGAGGGCTATGGCCGCAGAGGCCGAAGCTTCCAGAGAGGCCAGGGCAAAG GTGATTGCAGCCGAGGGAGAACAGAAGGCATCACGCGCCCTGAAGGAGGCTGCTGACATTATGGTGGAGTCGCCCGCTGCTCTTCAGCTGCGTTACCTGCAGACCCTCAACTCCATCTCTGCCGAGAAGAACTCCACCATCATCTTCCCTCTGCCCATGGAACTGATGAAGAGCTTCATGAAGTAG